A window from Cytobacillus sp. FSL H8-0458 encodes these proteins:
- a CDS encoding DUF1146 family protein, translating into MISGFGQQALISIMSHLVFIALAWWALQALRFETLLRANHVFQARVLYVLLSIVIGSAVSNFFLDYLLWSQQLPLILQNITFLYVM; encoded by the coding sequence ATGATATCAGGATTTGGGCAGCAGGCACTCATCAGCATTATGTCTCATCTGGTGTTTATTGCGCTGGCCTGGTGGGCGCTTCAGGCATTGCGGTTTGAAACCCTTTTGCGGGCGAATCATGTTTTTCAGGCACGTGTTTTGTATGTTCTGCTTTCAATTGTAATTGGATCTGCCGTCAGCAACTTCTTTCTCGATTATCTTTTATGGTCCCAGCAGCTTCCGCTTATACTGCAGAACATCACGTTTCTTTATGTGATGTAA
- the nuoN gene encoding NADH-quinone oxidoreductase subunit NuoN, producing the protein MDLETLLSYEWGIMTPEFIILGVATALSLMDLFMPKSQSRKILGWVGFAGILAALVSLLGLIGHSPESILFDTFRLDSFAKAFKLLLLIGSAMVLLIAIGYEPNEGLEEFRGEFFYLFMAALLGAMIMSSSGDLITLFVGLELLSISSYILAGMRKRNLHSNESAMKYVINGSIATAITLFGMSYVYGLTGTTNLKEMSGFLTSIYNEQHIYLLGLAFFMIVVGLSFKLATAPFHMWAPDVYQGAPMPVTAFLSVVSKTAGFIIVIRILFSIFANAPSGDVQGLPMILALQDYIAFLAGATMIIGNLIALRQRNIKRLFAYSSIAQAGYLLVVIASMSLFMFDTLWFYLGAYLFMNLGAFAVIQHVTHKSGSEDISQFAGLYRRAPLLAIAMAIFLLSLAGIPGTAGFIGKLNIFMGALVPNEGHYVLVSIMIATTVVSYFYYFGVMVQMFFRPAADTGKVKIPAALTAVIGISLAATILFGIAPNIAFDFLQGNFNQFTDFFQ; encoded by the coding sequence ATGGATCTCGAAACATTATTATCTTATGAATGGGGCATAATGACGCCGGAGTTCATCATCCTTGGTGTTGCGACCGCTCTTTCACTAATGGATTTGTTTATGCCGAAATCCCAAAGCCGGAAAATTCTCGGCTGGGTCGGCTTTGCCGGAATACTCGCAGCTCTCGTTTCCTTACTGGGCCTTATCGGGCATAGTCCGGAATCCATTTTATTTGATACGTTCAGGCTTGATTCCTTTGCAAAAGCTTTCAAGCTACTGCTCTTAATCGGATCTGCTATGGTACTGCTGATTGCCATTGGCTATGAGCCGAATGAAGGATTGGAAGAATTCAGGGGGGAGTTTTTCTATCTGTTCATGGCTGCATTGCTTGGGGCAATGATCATGTCTTCAAGCGGAGATTTAATTACCCTGTTTGTGGGACTTGAGCTTCTTTCCATTTCGTCCTACATTCTGGCAGGCATGAGAAAAAGAAATCTGCATTCAAACGAATCGGCCATGAAATATGTGATCAACGGCAGTATTGCCACAGCGATCACCTTGTTCGGAATGAGTTATGTATACGGTTTAACGGGAACTACGAACTTAAAGGAAATGTCCGGATTTTTGACATCCATCTATAATGAACAGCATATATACCTGTTAGGCCTTGCATTCTTTATGATCGTGGTGGGACTTTCTTTTAAATTGGCTACAGCGCCATTCCATATGTGGGCGCCGGATGTTTACCAGGGTGCACCTATGCCTGTAACAGCTTTTTTAAGCGTAGTTTCCAAAACAGCCGGATTCATCATTGTTATCCGCATTCTGTTTTCAATCTTTGCGAATGCGCCATCCGGTGATGTACAGGGGCTTCCGATGATCCTGGCTCTTCAGGATTACATTGCCTTCCTGGCAGGAGCCACGATGATTATTGGGAACTTGATTGCGCTTAGACAGCGGAATATCAAGCGTTTGTTTGCCTATTCCAGCATCGCTCAGGCGGGTTACCTGCTGGTTGTGATTGCGAGCATGTCACTATTCATGTTCGATACGCTCTGGTTTTACCTCGGTGCTTACTTATTCATGAACCTTGGCGCTTTCGCGGTTATCCAGCATGTGACACATAAATCTGGTTCAGAAGATATCAGCCAATTTGCCGGGCTTTACCGCCGCGCACCGCTCCTGGCCATCGCAATGGCTATCTTCCTGCTGTCACTTGCAGGTATTCCGGGGACAGCCGGGTTTATTGGCAAACTGAATATTTTCATGGGTGCCTTAGTGCCAAATGAAGGCCATTATGTATTGGTATCAATTATGATTGCGACAACAGTCGTTTCATATTTCTACTATTTCGGTGTCATGGTGCAAATGTTCTTCAGGCCTGCAGCCGATACAGGAAAGGTTAAAATCCCGGCTGCATTAACAGCTGTTATCGGCATCAGCTTGGCAGCCACCATCCTGTTTGGAATTGCACCAAATATTGCATTTGACTTCCTGCAGGGCAATTTCAATCAGTTTACTGATTTCTTTCAATAA
- a CDS encoding NADH-quinone oxidoreductase subunit M, whose amino-acid sequence MNVAYFLSILVFSPLLGILVLSFLPRTQESLIKTVGFLATLPALVLSLIAYFQYRAGSGLEQLNEKVSWIQFGDSGQLGNLFSIDYELGLDGFSLIMIVLTAVLSTLAAIASIHIKKEWKGYFMLFLLLEVGMLGVFAAENLILFFIFFEITLIPTFFLIGKWGYYEKENAAYSFLIYNGLGSAVLLIVIMVLFARTGTANIDALMAAMNADNPQLVAPISENMKMGMLIALLIAFGVKLPIFPLHSWMVRVHVQAPPSIVMLHAGVLLKIGAFGLIRFGMGIFPEQFQSLAVWLAVLGVVNLLYGAFLAFIQTDFKMVLAYSSISHMGIVLIGLGALNEAGIQGAIFQVVSHGLIAALLFFLVGVFYERFQTSNIQNLGGLAKGMPITAGFLLAGAMASLGLPGMSGFVSEFMAFLGLFKEMPILAAVGTIGIIMTAVYLLRAVLGITYGKAHRDFAGITDMKKFEFVPVLVLVGLIVLIGVYPSVLSEPLTSTLETIMLGIGG is encoded by the coding sequence ATGAACGTAGCTTATTTTTTATCCATTTTAGTTTTCTCCCCGCTGCTTGGTATTTTAGTATTATCTTTCCTGCCGAGAACGCAGGAATCATTGATCAAGACAGTTGGCTTCCTGGCTACGCTTCCTGCGCTTGTATTGTCGCTGATCGCCTATTTCCAATACCGGGCAGGTTCAGGCTTGGAACAGCTGAATGAAAAAGTAAGCTGGATTCAGTTTGGCGATTCAGGTCAGCTTGGAAATCTTTTTTCCATAGATTATGAATTGGGGCTGGATGGATTCTCCCTGATCATGATTGTTCTGACAGCTGTACTTTCTACACTTGCAGCGATTGCTTCTATTCATATTAAAAAAGAATGGAAGGGTTACTTCATGCTGTTTCTGCTGCTTGAAGTCGGCATGCTGGGTGTATTTGCCGCTGAAAACCTGATACTTTTCTTTATTTTCTTTGAAATCACATTAATTCCGACCTTCTTCCTGATCGGGAAATGGGGTTACTATGAAAAAGAAAATGCCGCATACAGCTTCCTGATCTATAACGGACTTGGATCTGCTGTGCTGCTGATCGTCATTATGGTGCTGTTTGCCCGTACTGGCACTGCCAATATTGATGCTTTGATGGCCGCCATGAACGCGGATAATCCGCAGCTTGTTGCGCCAATCTCTGAAAATATGAAAATGGGCATGCTGATTGCGCTTTTAATTGCATTTGGTGTGAAGCTTCCGATTTTCCCGCTGCACAGCTGGATGGTGCGGGTCCACGTACAAGCTCCGCCATCAATCGTCATGCTGCATGCCGGAGTACTTTTGAAAATAGGGGCATTCGGTTTAATCCGCTTCGGAATGGGAATATTTCCTGAGCAATTCCAAAGCCTTGCTGTATGGCTGGCTGTGCTTGGAGTCGTGAATTTATTGTATGGAGCGTTTCTGGCGTTTATTCAGACCGATTTTAAAATGGTGCTTGCCTACTCTTCTATTTCCCACATGGGAATCGTTTTAATCGGATTAGGAGCATTAAATGAGGCAGGAATACAGGGGGCGATTTTCCAAGTGGTTTCTCACGGTTTAATCGCAGCACTATTATTCTTCCTAGTAGGTGTCTTTTATGAACGCTTTCAAACCTCCAATATTCAAAATCTCGGTGGTTTGGCAAAAGGGATGCCGATTACGGCAGGCTTCCTTCTTGCAGGGGCAATGGCCTCCCTTGGCCTTCCTGGCATGTCAGGGTTTGTGAGTGAATTTATGGCCTTCCTTGGCCTGTTTAAAGAAATGCCGATTCTCGCTGCAGTCGGTACAATCGGTATCATTATGACAGCTGTTTACCTGCTTCGAGCGGTACTGGGTATCACATACGGCAAAGCGCATCGGGACTTTGCCGGCATAACGGATATGAAAAAGTTTGAGTTCGTGCCTGTCCTGGTCTTAGTCGGCTTAATTGTCCTGATTGGTGTTTATCCAAGTGTGCTGAGCGAACCGCTGACATCGACACTTGAAACGATCATGCTTGGGATAGGAGGGTGA
- the nuoL gene encoding NADH-quinone oxidoreductase subunit L, whose translation MMENAWIIPLFPLLSFLFLILFGKRLKEASAYIGILFTLASLVYSLLVLFDRFSAPTYKAEGVWLTIGDVQLTAGFEVNQLNALMLVIVSLVSFLVHTYSKGYMQGDDRFPVFYAYLGLFTFAMLGLVISPNLLQTYFFWELVGLGSFLLIGFYFYKEEAKAAAKKAFIMTRIGDVGLLIGMILLFWQAGSFEYDEIFAAVEAGAISSTMITLTAILIFVGAVGKSGQFPLHTWLPDAMEGPTPVSALIHAATMVAAGVYLVAALFPLFAESETALMTVAVIGAFTAIFAASIGLVQKDIKRVLAYSTVSQLGYMMLALGSAGYVAGVFHLMTHAFFKALLFLAAGSVIHAVHTQNIEHMGGLWKKLRVTGPLFLIGTLAISGVPLFSGFFSKDEILIAAWAHGNTVLFWLAVIAAFFTAFYMFRLFFMVFAGEARTDMKNVHESPSVMTLPMAVLGVLAVVAGYVNTPWFGTFLGDWLVEDNHALGHGHIEGPAWIMIVATAVSLLGIFLAWLMYGKRSLSRDWLTSRMPLSYNVLYNKYYIDEFYSLTVVNGAKFISSFLRFLEVFLVEGLVKSVTGITSALGKLGSKFHNGQIQTYGTVAFVGLAILVVIYAFTGGYLK comes from the coding sequence ATGATGGAGAATGCATGGATCATACCGCTTTTCCCGCTTTTATCGTTTTTGTTCCTTATTTTATTCGGCAAACGGCTAAAAGAAGCGAGTGCTTATATCGGGATTCTGTTTACCCTGGCATCGCTTGTCTATTCCTTATTGGTGCTATTTGACCGGTTTTCGGCACCAACTTATAAAGCAGAAGGCGTTTGGCTGACTATAGGGGATGTTCAGTTAACAGCGGGTTTTGAAGTTAATCAGTTAAATGCACTGATGCTGGTGATTGTATCACTTGTCAGTTTCCTGGTACATACGTATTCGAAAGGCTATATGCAGGGGGATGACCGTTTTCCTGTTTTCTATGCCTATTTAGGGTTATTTACATTTGCTATGCTAGGCCTTGTCATCTCGCCTAATCTGCTTCAGACGTATTTCTTCTGGGAGCTTGTCGGACTTGGTTCCTTCCTGCTGATCGGTTTCTATTTTTACAAAGAGGAAGCAAAGGCTGCAGCTAAAAAGGCATTTATCATGACTCGTATTGGAGACGTCGGCCTTTTGATCGGAATGATTCTATTATTCTGGCAGGCTGGCAGCTTTGAGTATGATGAGATTTTTGCAGCAGTTGAAGCGGGTGCCATTTCAAGCACGATGATTACGTTAACAGCGATTCTTATTTTTGTAGGGGCTGTCGGCAAATCAGGCCAGTTCCCGCTGCACACCTGGCTTCCGGATGCAATGGAAGGTCCAACGCCGGTCTCCGCATTAATCCATGCGGCGACAATGGTAGCGGCAGGTGTGTATTTAGTGGCCGCGCTGTTCCCGCTGTTTGCAGAAAGTGAAACAGCACTGATGACCGTTGCTGTAATTGGCGCGTTCACAGCTATCTTTGCCGCAAGCATCGGCCTGGTTCAAAAGGATATTAAGCGGGTGCTTGCTTATTCAACCGTCAGCCAGCTCGGCTATATGATGCTGGCGCTGGGTTCTGCCGGATATGTAGCCGGTGTGTTCCACTTAATGACACACGCCTTCTTCAAGGCTTTGCTGTTCCTTGCAGCCGGAAGTGTCATCCATGCCGTTCATACACAGAACATTGAACATATGGGCGGTTTATGGAAAAAGCTGCGCGTAACCGGCCCTCTATTCCTGATCGGAACACTGGCGATCAGCGGAGTGCCGTTATTTTCAGGGTTCTTCAGTAAAGATGAGATATTAATCGCTGCCTGGGCACACGGGAACACGGTGCTGTTCTGGCTTGCGGTAATTGCCGCATTCTTTACGGCATTTTATATGTTCCGCCTGTTCTTTATGGTTTTCGCTGGTGAAGCAAGAACCGATATGAAAAATGTCCACGAATCACCAAGTGTCATGACGCTGCCAATGGCAGTTCTTGGGGTGCTGGCTGTTGTGGCTGGATATGTGAATACACCGTGGTTTGGCACATTTCTCGGTGATTGGCTCGTGGAAGATAACCATGCTTTGGGCCATGGCCATATTGAAGGGCCAGCATGGATAATGATTGTTGCAACAGCTGTTTCCCTGCTTGGAATTTTCCTTGCCTGGCTAATGTACGGCAAACGCTCGCTTTCACGTGACTGGCTTACAAGCAGAATGCCGCTTTCATACAACGTTCTGTACAATAAATACTATATCGATGAATTCTATTCGCTGACCGTAGTGAATGGGGCAAAATTCATTAGCTCATTCCTGCGCTTCCTGGAAGTATTCCTGGTTGAGGGCCTTGTAAAGAGTGTAACTGGAATCACATCTGCACTCGGAAAGCTTGGTTCTAAATTCCATAATGGCCAGATTCAGACTTATGGAACAGTGGCATTTGTCGGCCTGGCTATTTTAGTCGTCATCTATGCGTTTACAGGGGGGTACTTAAAATGA
- the nuoK gene encoding NADH-quinone oxidoreductase subunit NuoK, protein MSTVPVQAYLALALILFCIGLYGALTKRNTVIVLISIELMLNAVNINLVAFSKFGITPSITGQIFTLFVIAVAAAEVAVGIAILISLYRNKKSVNIDEMDAMKH, encoded by the coding sequence ATGAGTACAGTTCCCGTTCAAGCTTACCTGGCATTGGCTTTAATCCTCTTCTGCATCGGTCTGTATGGTGCTTTGACTAAGCGCAATACTGTGATTGTCCTGATCTCAATCGAATTGATGCTGAATGCGGTTAATATTAATCTTGTAGCATTCAGCAAATTTGGCATCACACCGTCCATTACCGGACAGATTTTTACGCTATTTGTCATTGCGGTTGCCGCAGCAGAAGTGGCAGTAGGTATAGCAATCCTGATTTCACTTTACCGTAACAAAAAGAGCGTTAACATTGATGAAATGGATGCCATGAAGCACTAA
- a CDS encoding NADH-quinone oxidoreductase subunit J: MTFSGEFLAFMSLALVAVIGGVLLLNLTKVVHMVVALVFTFVSIAGIYVLLSAEFLAAVQILIYSGAITIIMLFGIMLTRHNDTSEPKTGRWRKLLVFVGVLGFAFAVYIGIYNLDLPSAPNDLHVNNTEQIGIELYSKFIIPFEVTSVLLLVALIGSIVLAKKDDEKEAEKE, translated from the coding sequence ATGACGTTTTCAGGTGAGTTTTTAGCGTTTATGTCTCTAGCTTTAGTTGCGGTCATCGGCGGCGTGCTTTTATTGAACCTTACCAAAGTCGTGCATATGGTTGTCGCTCTTGTATTTACATTTGTAAGCATCGCCGGAATTTACGTGCTGCTTTCAGCTGAATTCCTGGCTGCGGTCCAAATCTTGATTTACTCTGGAGCGATTACCATCATCATGCTGTTTGGAATCATGCTGACGCGCCATAACGACACAAGCGAGCCCAAAACCGGCCGCTGGCGTAAGCTGTTAGTATTCGTGGGGGTTCTTGGCTTTGCTTTCGCGGTCTACATCGGAATTTATAACCTTGATTTGCCGTCAGCGCCGAATGACCTTCATGTCAATAACACAGAGCAAATCGGAATTGAGCTTTACTCAAAATTTATTATTCCGTTTGAAGTAACATCGGTCCTATTATTGGTCGCTTTGATTGGTTCCATTGTTCTGGCTAAAAAAGACGATGAAAAGGAGGCAGAAAAGGAATGA
- the nuoI gene encoding NADH-quinone oxidoreductase subunit NuoI: MLGLAKGLSYTLKNLTRKKVTYDYPNEPLPLPDRFRGIQKFYPEKCIVCNQCANICPTDCIELTGKKHPDPAKKGKIIDTYDINFEICILCDLCTEVCPTEAIIMTNNFELAEYSRDELFKNLEWLDENDENIRKVNKA, translated from the coding sequence ATGCTTGGTTTAGCGAAAGGATTATCGTATACCCTTAAAAACCTGACACGCAAAAAGGTAACCTATGACTACCCGAATGAGCCGCTTCCGCTTCCGGACCGGTTCAGGGGAATTCAAAAGTTTTACCCTGAAAAATGCATTGTCTGCAATCAGTGTGCAAATATTTGTCCAACCGATTGTATCGAGCTGACAGGGAAAAAACATCCGGACCCTGCTAAAAAGGGGAAAATCATTGATACCTATGATATCAACTTCGAAATTTGTATCCTTTGTGACTTGTGTACAGAGGTGTGCCCAACCGAAGCGATTATCATGACCAATAATTTTGAACTGGCGGAATATAGTCGTGATGAGCTGTTTAAAAACCTTGAATGGCTCGATGAAAATGATGAAAATATACGGAAGGTGAATAAAGCATGA
- the nuoH gene encoding NADH-quinone oxidoreductase subunit NuoH: MVEELLHSEAGLLNFGIFFLLATVLLLVVLGFVTYAILAERKVMGFMQLRHGPNQVGGRWGLLQTVADVLKLLLKEDTIPNLADRPLFILAPVIAFAPAFMVLATIPFTDKLQFADIGVGLLYYIAISGLTTVGIVTGAWASNNKYALLGGMRAAAQMISYEIPLVMSVLGIILLTGSLNLNEIVEAQKNGWFIIWQPIAFIVFLIASTAELNRVPFDLPEAESELVAGFHVEYSGFRWAFFMLAEYVYFFAMASLTTVLFLGGWLPLPFLEFIPGAVWFALKFTAVIFVLVWFRVTFPRLRADQLMEFGWKVLLPVALANIFLTALLKEWLNIF, from the coding sequence ATGGTAGAAGAACTTCTCCATTCCGAAGCAGGTCTGCTGAATTTCGGTATTTTCTTCTTGCTTGCCACCGTTTTACTATTAGTCGTTTTAGGATTTGTTACTTACGCCATTCTGGCTGAGCGTAAAGTTATGGGGTTTATGCAGCTGCGCCATGGGCCGAATCAGGTCGGCGGACGATGGGGGCTGCTGCAGACCGTTGCGGACGTATTAAAGCTTCTTTTAAAAGAAGACACCATTCCTAATCTTGCAGACAGGCCGTTGTTTATTCTTGCACCGGTTATTGCGTTTGCACCGGCATTCATGGTTCTGGCGACAATTCCATTTACAGACAAATTACAGTTTGCTGATATTGGAGTTGGATTGCTGTATTACATCGCCATTTCCGGACTGACAACAGTCGGTATTGTTACCGGAGCATGGGCTTCCAATAATAAATATGCATTGCTTGGCGGAATGCGCGCGGCTGCCCAGATGATTTCTTATGAGATTCCACTCGTTATGTCTGTATTAGGGATTATCCTTTTAACAGGCAGTCTAAACCTGAATGAAATCGTTGAAGCGCAAAAAAATGGCTGGTTCATTATTTGGCAGCCTATTGCTTTCATCGTATTCCTTATTGCTTCCACAGCGGAGCTGAACCGTGTACCATTTGACTTGCCTGAAGCGGAATCAGAGCTGGTCGCCGGTTTCCATGTTGAATATTCCGGCTTCCGCTGGGCGTTCTTCATGCTTGCGGAATATGTATATTTCTTTGCCATGGCTTCATTGACAACCGTATTATTCCTTGGCGGGTGGCTTCCGCTGCCGTTCCTGGAGTTCATTCCGGGTGCAGTCTGGTTTGCGCTTAAGTTTACGGCTGTAATCTTTGTTTTAGTCTGGTTTCGTGTTACATTTCCGCGCCTCCGTGCAGACCAGCTCATGGAATTTGGCTGGAAGGTTCTGCTGCCGGTAGCACTTGCGAATATTTTCTTAACAGCTTTGCTGAAAGAGTGGCTGAATATATTTTAA
- a CDS encoding NADH-quinone oxidoreductase subunit D has translation MLRTEEMLLNVGPQHPSTHGVFRLVLKIDGEIIKEAKPVIGYLHRGTEKLAENLQYTQIIPYTDRMDYLAAMTNNYILVHAVETMMDLKIPDRAEYLRIITMELGRIASHLVWWGTYLLDIGATSPFLYAFREREMIINMLNEISGGRLTFNYMRVGGVKWDAPEGWIDKVREFVPYMREQLKGYHQLVTGNEIFMNRVKGVGKYTKEDALNYSLSGANLRCTGVKWDLRKDEPYSIYDRFEFDVAVQDGGDAWARYHVRMQEIEESLKILEQAVEQFPAEGDILAKVPKIIKAPKGEAFVRIESPRGEIGCYIASDGKKEPYRMKFRRPSFYNLQILPKLLEGENIANLIAILGAIDIVLGEVDG, from the coding sequence ATGCTGCGAACAGAAGAAATGCTATTGAATGTTGGACCTCAGCATCCAAGTACCCACGGTGTTTTTCGCCTTGTTCTGAAAATTGACGGTGAGATCATCAAAGAGGCGAAACCGGTCATCGGCTACTTGCACCGCGGAACGGAGAAATTGGCTGAAAACCTGCAGTATACGCAAATTATTCCTTATACAGACCGAATGGACTATCTTGCCGCCATGACGAATAATTATATCCTTGTCCATGCAGTTGAAACGATGATGGATTTGAAAATTCCGGATCGGGCCGAATATCTGAGGATAATCACGATGGAGCTTGGCCGGATTGCCAGCCATCTCGTATGGTGGGGTACATATTTACTGGATATTGGGGCAACAAGCCCATTCCTTTATGCATTCAGAGAGCGTGAAATGATTATCAATATGCTGAATGAGATATCCGGAGGCCGCTTAACGTTTAACTATATGCGTGTCGGCGGTGTAAAATGGGATGCTCCTGAAGGCTGGATTGATAAAGTAAGAGAGTTTGTTCCATATATGCGTGAACAGCTCAAAGGCTACCACCAGCTGGTAACCGGAAATGAAATATTCATGAACCGTGTCAAAGGGGTAGGAAAGTATACGAAAGAGGATGCTTTAAACTACTCGCTGAGCGGTGCAAATCTCCGCTGCACAGGCGTGAAATGGGACCTCCGCAAAGATGAGCCATACTCCATCTATGACCGTTTCGAATTCGATGTGGCTGTTCAGGATGGCGGGGATGCGTGGGCCCGGTATCATGTGCGTATGCAGGAAATTGAAGAATCCCTAAAGATCCTTGAACAAGCGGTGGAGCAATTCCCGGCAGAAGGTGATATTCTGGCGAAAGTGCCAAAAATCATCAAAGCGCCAAAAGGGGAAGCGTTTGTCAGAATTGAATCTCCGCGGGGAGAAATCGGCTGCTATATCGCGAGTGATGGAAAGAAGGAACCATACCGGATGAAATTCCGGAGGCCATCATTCTATAATCTTCAAATTCTCCCAAAATTGCTTGAAGGCGAAAACATTGCGAACTTGATTGCTATTTTAGGGGCAATTGATATTGTCCTCGGGGAGGTGGACGGTTAA